A single region of the bacterium genome encodes:
- a CDS encoding efflux RND transporter periplasmic adaptor subunit, with the protein MVKRVLWWMLPVLALAAGWWYWQGWTAGEAPQWRLVEVSRGDVTATVGATGTLGAIRTVEVGTQVSGQIVELKADFNDRVRQGQLIARLDDTLLEQAVRQAEADLVRAEADLVYKRYLLEQAETLRAAASLAESDLRAAALAVAQAEATRISADAGLDRARRNLSYAEIVAPISGIVINRNVELGQTVAASLQAPQLFLIAESLERMQILASVDESDIGRVREGQLVEFTVQAWPERRFGGKVRQIRMQPATSENVVNYTAVVEVDNPGGVLMPGMTATLDFIVDRAAEVLLVPNAALRFRPSEELLAQLRQERQARRDSSAVPGDARRDSAGGGQRQPGMARGGVTDGSVLWVLVEGRPRPLRIKTGLTDGSRTEVSGEGLAVGLQVIAGQLSSGAATGTASPFQTQQAAQPGPPRGGF; encoded by the coding sequence ATGGTCAAACGAGTCCTCTGGTGGATGCTGCCGGTCCTGGCGCTGGCGGCGGGGTGGTGGTACTGGCAGGGGTGGACGGCGGGCGAGGCCCCCCAGTGGCGCCTGGTGGAGGTGAGCCGCGGGGACGTCACGGCCACGGTGGGGGCCACCGGCACCCTGGGCGCCATCCGCACGGTGGAGGTGGGCACCCAGGTCTCGGGCCAGATCGTCGAGCTGAAGGCCGACTTCAACGACCGCGTGCGCCAGGGCCAGCTCATCGCCCGCCTGGACGACACCCTGCTCGAGCAGGCCGTGCGCCAGGCCGAGGCGGACCTGGTGCGGGCCGAGGCGGACTTGGTCTACAAGCGCTATCTGCTGGAGCAGGCGGAGACCCTGCGCGCCGCCGCCAGCCTGGCCGAGAGCGATTTGCGGGCGGCCGCCCTGGCCGTCGCCCAGGCCGAGGCCACGCGCATTTCGGCCGATGCCGGACTGGACCGCGCCCGCCGCAACCTGTCCTATGCCGAGATCGTGGCGCCCATCAGCGGCATCGTCATCAACCGCAACGTGGAACTGGGACAGACTGTGGCGGCCAGTTTGCAGGCGCCGCAGCTTTTTCTCATCGCGGAAAGCCTGGAGCGCATGCAGATCCTGGCCTCGGTGGACGAGAGCGACATCGGGCGGGTGCGGGAAGGTCAGCTGGTGGAGTTCACCGTCCAGGCCTGGCCGGAGCGCCGCTTCGGCGGGAAGGTGCGCCAGATCCGCATGCAGCCCGCCACGAGCGAGAACGTGGTCAATTACACGGCGGTGGTGGAGGTGGACAACCCCGGCGGCGTGCTCATGCCGGGCATGACCGCCACCCTTGATTTCATCGTGGACCGGGCCGCGGAGGTCTTGCTCGTGCCCAACGCCGCCCTGCGCTTCCGCCCCTCCGAGGAGCTGCTGGCCCAGCTGCGGCAGGAGCGCCAGGCCCGCCGGGACAGCAGCGCGGTCCCGGGAGATGCGCGGCGGGACAGCGCGGGTGGCGGACAGCGTCAGCCGGGCATGGCCCGCGGCGGCGTGACCGATGGCAGTGTGTTGTGGGTGCTTGTCGAGGGACGTCCCCGGCCGCTCCGCATCAAGACGGGCCTGACCGACGGCAGCCGGACGGAGGTGAGCGGCGAAGGCCTGGCGGTGGGCCTTCAGGTGATCGCCGGCCAGTTGAGCAGCGGCGCCGCGACGGGAACGGCCAGTCCCTTCCAGACGCAGCAGGCCGCCCAGCCGGGACCGCCGCGGGGAGGCTTCTGA
- a CDS encoding ABC transporter ATP-binding protein: MDGAPRPVIQVEALARTYTTGSTAVQALRGVDLEVRPGEMLAIMGASGSGKSTLMNLLGCLDSPSAGRYWLDGVRVDVLGRNELADIRNTRIGFVFQGFNLLARTSALDNVELPLLYNHHGRRMNRKRVAMEALASVGLADRIHHEPSELSGGQQQRVAIARALVMKPAILLADEPTGNLDSRTSLEVMALFQQLNREGVTILLVTHEHDIAQCATRLVELRDGLILRDLPVTDRRDAEAELRAVGEIVA; the protein is encoded by the coding sequence ATGGACGGCGCCCCCCGGCCGGTGATCCAGGTGGAGGCCCTGGCCCGCACCTATACCACGGGCAGCACGGCCGTGCAGGCCTTGCGCGGCGTGGATCTGGAGGTGCGGCCAGGCGAGATGCTGGCGATCATGGGCGCCTCGGGCAGCGGCAAGTCCACCCTGATGAACCTGCTGGGATGTCTTGACTCGCCCAGCGCCGGCCGTTATTGGCTGGACGGCGTGCGGGTGGACGTGCTGGGGCGCAACGAGCTGGCCGACATCCGCAACACGCGCATCGGCTTCGTTTTCCAGGGCTTCAACCTGCTGGCCCGCACCAGCGCCCTGGACAACGTGGAGCTTCCCCTTCTTTACAACCATCACGGGCGGCGCATGAACCGCAAACGCGTGGCCATGGAGGCGCTGGCGAGCGTGGGCCTGGCCGACCGCATCCACCACGAGCCGAGCGAGTTGTCGGGCGGTCAGCAGCAGCGCGTGGCCATCGCGCGCGCCCTCGTCATGAAACCCGCCATCCTGCTTGCCGACGAGCCCACGGGCAACCTGGACAGCCGCACCTCGCTGGAGGTGATGGCCCTCTTCCAGCAGCTCAACCGGGAGGGCGTGACCATCCTGCTCGTCACCCATGAGCATGACATCGCCCAATGCGCCACCCGCCTGGTCGAACTGCGTGATGGCCTCATCCTGCGCGACCTGCCGGTGACGGATCGGCGCGACGCCGAGGCGGAGTTGCGCGCGGTGGGAGAAATCGTGGCATGA
- a CDS encoding ABC transporter permease has translation MKTLILIRIAVRSILKNKMRTLLTMLGIIIGVAAVIVMVAVGQGARQQIQQRIDNLGSNLVVITPGAARASGVSMGAGSSNRLTLDDYEALKRESIWLTAVSPMIVAPAHVVGGSGNWRTAVMGVSTDYMQIRNWSVAGGRVFEEAELRAMRKVAVLGRTVADAIFPDADPVGQLVRLRDVPFEVIGVLERKGQTAEGRDMDDVILAPYTTVRTRLSGRMFIPQILGSTDNKSDVPAAQVEARAILRESHGLASYDEDDFTIKNQGELAEAAQGATDVMTLLLAAIASISLVVGGIGIMNIMLVSVTERTREIGIRMAIGARGSDVMTQFLIESVVMSLIGGLLGVAAGFGGAALLERLSGWETVITPQLVTLSLGFSAAVGIFFGFYPARKAAGLDPIQALRFE, from the coding sequence ATGAAGACCTTGATTCTCATCCGCATCGCCGTGCGCTCCATTCTCAAGAACAAGATGCGCACCCTGCTCACCATGCTGGGCATCATCATCGGCGTGGCGGCGGTGATCGTCATGGTGGCGGTGGGGCAGGGGGCGCGGCAGCAGATCCAGCAGCGCATCGACAACCTGGGCTCCAACCTGGTGGTGATCACGCCGGGGGCGGCCCGCGCCAGCGGGGTGAGCATGGGGGCGGGCAGCTCCAACCGGCTGACCCTGGACGATTACGAGGCCCTCAAGCGCGAGAGCATCTGGCTGACGGCCGTCTCGCCCATGATCGTGGCGCCGGCCCATGTGGTGGGCGGCAGCGGAAACTGGCGCACGGCCGTGATGGGCGTCTCCACCGATTACATGCAGATCCGCAATTGGAGTGTGGCCGGCGGCCGGGTCTTCGAGGAGGCGGAGCTGCGCGCCATGCGCAAGGTGGCGGTGCTGGGGCGCACCGTGGCCGACGCCATCTTCCCCGACGCGGATCCGGTGGGCCAACTGGTCCGGCTGCGGGACGTCCCCTTCGAAGTCATCGGCGTGCTGGAGCGGAAGGGCCAGACCGCCGAGGGGCGCGACATGGACGACGTCATCCTGGCGCCCTACACCACGGTGCGCACGCGGCTCTCCGGGCGCATGTTCATCCCCCAGATCCTTGGCTCCACGGACAACAAGTCGGATGTACCGGCGGCCCAGGTGGAGGCCCGCGCCATCCTGCGCGAGTCCCATGGCCTGGCCTCCTACGACGAGGATGATTTCACCATCAAGAACCAGGGCGAACTGGCGGAGGCCGCGCAAGGCGCCACCGACGTGATGACCCTGCTGCTGGCCGCCATCGCCAGCATCTCGCTGGTGGTGGGCGGCATCGGCATCATGAACATCATGCTGGTCAGCGTGACGGAGCGGACGCGGGAGATCGGCATCCGCATGGCGATCGGGGCCCGGGGCAGCGACGTGATGACCCAGTTCCTCATCGAGAGTGTGGTCATGAGCCTGATCGGTGGTCTGCTGGGAGTGGCCGCCGGCTTCGGCGGGGCGGCCCTGCTCGAGAGGCTGTCGGGCTGGGAGACGGTGATCACGCCCCAGCTGGTGACCCTCTCGCTGGGCTTCTCGGCGGCGGTGGGCATCTTTTTCGGCTTTTATCCGGCCCGCAAGGCGGCCGGTCTTGACCCCATCCAGGCCCTTCGCTTCGAGTGA
- a CDS encoding SUMF1/EgtB/PvdO family nonheme iron enzyme, whose translation MRNSFQAVGLFVVCALAFASPQQVQDLTITPSWAGTILVWSPVNLDVQGQPIIGVSYDVHRHSGPYFLPNANTHLGNTPNTFFQDVEAASEAFYRVVVRGYPIPQPDLVTVPAGSYLQGEDQMAMPVHVTLLTNAFALGRREVTNGEYLLAAQWALDQGRATLVDGDLMSNGKALLMTSDPACEITHGEDGLAFRSSTLATQAYPNGYDPTHHPVKMVTWRGTASYCDWLSLMSGLDPYYQDDFDTLPDGRDPYAATGYRLPTEAEWEYAGQHDNDRIYPWGNQNPNCTRTIYSSCLTWTMPVGSKPTGVSALGLLDMAGNVYEWCNDWSGDYAEETVTNPVGALSGVQRIVRGGGWTSLSNQLRLSQRYHNEPLNYYHGLGFRVCRTLP comes from the coding sequence ATGCGCAACTCGTTTCAGGCCGTAGGCCTCTTCGTCGTCTGTGCCCTTGCCTTTGCTTCTCCCCAACAGGTCCAGGATCTCACCATCACGCCCAGCTGGGCGGGGACCATCCTGGTCTGGTCGCCTGTCAACCTGGATGTCCAGGGTCAGCCCATCATCGGCGTGTCCTATGATGTTCATCGCCACAGCGGTCCCTATTTCCTGCCCAATGCGAACACGCACCTGGGCAACACGCCGAACACCTTCTTCCAGGACGTGGAGGCGGCCAGCGAGGCCTTCTACCGCGTGGTGGTGCGAGGTTATCCCATTCCCCAGCCCGACCTGGTGACGGTGCCGGCCGGCAGCTACCTCCAGGGCGAGGACCAGATGGCCATGCCGGTCCATGTCACGCTTCTGACGAACGCCTTCGCCCTCGGACGGCGCGAGGTGACGAACGGGGAGTACCTGCTGGCCGCGCAGTGGGCCCTTGACCAGGGCCGGGCCACGCTCGTGGACGGCGACCTGATGTCCAACGGCAAGGCCCTGCTCATGACGTCGGACCCGGCCTGCGAGATCACGCACGGGGAGGATGGCCTGGCCTTCCGCTCCAGCACCCTCGCCACCCAGGCCTATCCCAATGGCTACGACCCGACCCATCACCCGGTCAAGATGGTCACCTGGCGCGGCACCGCCTCCTATTGTGACTGGCTCTCCCTCATGAGCGGCCTCGATCCCTATTACCAGGACGACTTCGACACCCTGCCGGACGGGCGCGATCCTTACGCCGCGACAGGTTATCGGCTGCCCACCGAGGCGGAGTGGGAATACGCGGGGCAGCACGACAACGACCGCATCTACCCCTGGGGCAACCAGAACCCCAATTGCACGCGGACCATCTACTCAAGCTGCCTGACCTGGACGATGCCGGTGGGCAGCAAGCCCACGGGTGTCAGCGCCCTGGGCCTGCTCGACATGGCGGGCAACGTCTACGAGTGGTGCAACGATTGGTCCGGCGACTACGCGGAGGAGACTGTGACCAATCCGGTGGGCGCGCTCTCGGGGGTCCAGCGCATCGTGCGCGGCGGCGGGTGGACCAGCTTGTCCAACCAGCTGCGGCTCTCCCAGCGTTACCACAACGAACCGCTGAACTATTACCACGGGCTGGGCTTCCGGGTCTGCCGGACGCTGCCTTAG
- a CDS encoding ATP-binding protein gives MKIRTLLAILRERLNEAPAVALLGPRQVGKTTLALELARERDALYLDLESEADRGRLAQPELYLAGHLSRLVILDEVHRTPDLFPVLRGLIDRARREGHGAGRYLLLGSASLDLLSRAGESLAGRISYMELGPFTALETQADPDEPLWIRGGYPSSFLAASDAASLRWRQSFLRSYLEHEIPRFGSRLPAETLRRLWTMLAHQQGGLHNAATLARSLGMDVRTINSCLDLMVDLLLLRRLPAWHANTGKRLVKSPRLYWRDSGWVHALLGLGDRDAVLGHPVAGASWEGHVVENLLSAVPEGVQAYHFRTGGGAELDLLLVWPSGRKWAVEIKRSLAPRPTRGFHSSCADLQPEGRFIVYPGSEAYPLGEGVEVVSLVDLMRRLTRGGCGTEPGAEIQT, from the coding sequence ATGAAGATACGAACGCTGCTAGCCATCCTGCGTGAACGCCTGAACGAGGCGCCGGCCGTGGCCTTGCTGGGCCCCCGCCAAGTGGGCAAGACCACCCTGGCCCTGGAACTGGCCCGGGAACGTGACGCCCTGTACCTGGATCTGGAATCGGAGGCCGACCGCGGCCGGCTGGCCCAGCCTGAACTGTATTTGGCCGGCCACCTTTCCCGTCTGGTGATCCTGGACGAGGTGCATCGGACGCCCGACCTTTTTCCCGTGCTGCGCGGGCTCATCGACCGGGCGCGGCGGGAAGGCCACGGCGCGGGCCGTTACCTGCTGTTGGGGTCGGCCTCCCTGGACCTGCTCAGCCGCGCCGGGGAGTCCCTGGCCGGCCGGATTTCCTACATGGAGCTGGGTCCCTTCACCGCCCTGGAGACCCAGGCGGATCCGGACGAGCCGCTGTGGATCCGCGGCGGTTACCCGTCAAGCTTCCTGGCCGCCAGTGACGCCGCCAGCCTGCGTTGGCGGCAGAGTTTCCTGCGCAGCTACCTGGAACACGAGATCCCGCGCTTCGGCAGCCGCCTGCCCGCCGAGACGCTGCGTCGCCTTTGGACCATGCTCGCCCACCAGCAAGGCGGGCTGCACAACGCGGCCACCCTGGCCCGCAGTCTGGGCATGGATGTGCGGACGATCAACTCGTGCCTGGACCTGATGGTGGACCTGCTCCTGCTGCGCCGTCTGCCGGCCTGGCATGCCAACACCGGCAAGCGGCTGGTCAAATCGCCCAGGCTCTACTGGCGGGACAGCGGCTGGGTCCACGCCCTGCTGGGGCTGGGGGATCGCGACGCCGTGCTGGGACACCCCGTGGCCGGGGCGTCCTGGGAAGGCCACGTGGTGGAAAATCTGCTGTCGGCGGTTCCGGAGGGCGTGCAGGCCTACCACTTCAGGACCGGCGGTGGCGCGGAGCTGGACCTCCTGCTGGTTTGGCCCAGCGGCCGCAAGTGGGCGGTGGAGATCAAACGCAGCTTGGCGCCTCGGCCCACCCGGGGTTTCCATTCCAGTTGTGCGGACCTTCAGCCGGAGGGCCGCTTCATCGTTTACCCGGGCAGCGAGGCCTATCCGCTGGGCGAAGGTGTGGAGGTCGTCTCATTGGTGGACCTCATGCGACGACTGACCCGTGGTGGATGTGGAACAGAACCAGGGGCTGAAATCCAAACATGA
- a CDS encoding HAD family phosphatase: MIKALFWDNDGILVDTERLYFQATRESLGSVGIDLSPAQYLEWFMVQGCGAWHLAEERGLAPEAVEALRRERNERYHELLRREDLVIPGVREVLETLFGRFTMGIVTSSEREPFEIIHRRAGLLPFFQFVLAHGDFTHSKPHPEPYLRALERSGFRQDECLVIEDTERGLAAATAAGLRCVVVPTELARGCAFHGAWRVLEILADLLDLLPDSADAERPCDT; the protein is encoded by the coding sequence ATGATCAAGGCACTGTTCTGGGACAACGACGGCATCCTGGTGGACACGGAGCGCCTCTACTTCCAGGCCACCCGGGAGTCGCTGGGTTCGGTGGGCATCGACCTCAGCCCGGCGCAGTACCTGGAGTGGTTCATGGTCCAGGGCTGCGGCGCCTGGCACCTTGCGGAGGAACGGGGTCTCGCGCCCGAGGCCGTCGAGGCCTTGCGCCGGGAGCGCAACGAGCGCTACCACGAGCTGCTGCGCCGGGAGGACCTGGTCATCCCCGGCGTGCGGGAGGTGCTGGAAACGTTGTTCGGCAGGTTCACCATGGGGATCGTCACCAGCTCCGAGAGGGAGCCCTTTGAGATCATCCACCGCCGGGCGGGGCTGCTACCCTTCTTCCAGTTCGTCCTGGCCCATGGCGACTTCACCCATAGCAAGCCCCACCCCGAGCCGTACCTGCGGGCGCTGGAACGCAGCGGCTTCCGCCAGGACGAGTGCCTGGTCATCGAGGACACGGAGCGCGGCCTCGCCGCTGCCACGGCCGCCGGCCTGCGCTGCGTGGTGGTGCCCACGGAACTCGCACGCGGCTGCGCCTTCCACGGAGCGTGGCGCGTCCTGGAGATCCTTGCAGATCTCCTCGACCTCCTGCCTGACTCCGCCGACGCGGAGCGGCCCTGCGACACCTGA
- a CDS encoding methylmalonyl-CoA mutase family protein, with protein sequence MSKRHTLQHPVRVVTAASLYDGHDAAINIMRRVFQAAGAEVIHLGHNRSVLEIVRAAVQEDAQAVAVSSYQGGHVLFFKYMKELLAQRGAGHVKIFGGGGGVIVRAEIEELHAAGIDRIFSPQDGTELGLEGMIDLALALSDYDPASLPMADLEARVLARDEAALGRALTLCERGAAGATPRPELVQLLAAGRASCTPVVGITGTGGSGKSSLTDEILRHFQAAFPDKSAAVVSVDPTKRKSGGALLGDRIRVNSLTGERVLLRSLATRGSGSELSAATGDAVALLKAAGYDLVLLETSGIGQGSSAVVDLADFSIYAMTAEYGAASQLEKIDMIDFADMVVLNKYEKRGSEDALRDVRRQYRRAHSISWEVPDEDLPVFGTVASRFDCNGTNWFFDRLMEALESRFGGGFAHAPLARDAHVLRRQLIPEERTTYLAEIARSVRDYKSRVARDAELLRRRAHLASAIEELDGGHAALELSARRADLERQLHPATLPALEEYRATAACYTGDVYEYTVRGQVHRQDLTRGSLSGTRVPRVALPRLSDEGDLYRFVALENLPGFFPYTAGVFPFKRQGEDPTRQFAGEGPPERTNRRFHYLSRDSGAKRLSTAFDSVTLYGEDPDERPDIFGKVGESGVSICTLDDMKRLYAGFDLSAPNTSVSMTINGPAPMILAMYLNTAIDFAVDRFQAEQGRAPNAVERAELRRLTLSSVRGTVQADILKEDQAQNTCIFSTEFALKLMGDIQEWFIAQQVRNYYSVSISGYHIAEAGANPISQLAFTLANGFTYVEYYLSRGMAVDDFAPNLSFFFSNGLDPEYSVIGRVARRIWAVAMREVYRGNERSQKLKYHIQTSGRSLHAQEMDFNDIRTTLQALLAVYDNCNSLHTNAYDEAVTTPTEESVRRALAIQLIVNHEFGVTKNENPLQGSFLMEDLTELVEEAVLAEFVRLSERGGVLGAMETQYQRSRIQEESMLYELKKQSGELPIMGVNTFLRPGGDEVPAHMELARASDEEKAGQVTRLRDFQAAHAAEAGPALARLKAVAAAGGNIFDELMETVRVASLGQITRALFEVGGQYRRNM encoded by the coding sequence ATGTCCAAGCGACACACGCTTCAGCATCCCGTCCGTGTGGTCACCGCCGCCAGCCTCTACGACGGCCATGACGCCGCCATCAACATCATGCGGCGGGTGTTCCAGGCCGCCGGCGCCGAGGTCATCCACCTGGGACACAATCGCAGCGTGCTGGAGATTGTGCGGGCCGCCGTGCAGGAGGATGCCCAGGCCGTGGCCGTCTCCAGCTACCAGGGCGGCCACGTCCTCTTCTTCAAATACATGAAGGAGTTGCTGGCGCAGCGGGGCGCCGGCCATGTGAAGATCTTCGGCGGGGGCGGCGGTGTCATCGTCCGGGCGGAGATCGAAGAGCTGCACGCCGCCGGCATTGATCGCATCTTCAGCCCCCAGGATGGCACCGAACTGGGTCTGGAGGGCATGATCGACCTCGCCCTCGCCCTGAGCGATTACGATCCCGCCTCCTTGCCGATGGCGGACCTGGAGGCCCGCGTCCTGGCCCGCGACGAGGCGGCCCTGGGCCGGGCCCTCACCCTCTGCGAAAGAGGCGCGGCCGGGGCCACGCCCCGACCTGAACTTGTCCAGCTTCTCGCGGCGGGCCGAGCCTCGTGCACACCGGTTGTCGGCATCACGGGAACGGGCGGCTCCGGCAAGAGCAGCCTCACCGATGAGATCCTCCGGCACTTTCAGGCCGCTTTCCCGGACAAGAGCGCGGCCGTGGTGAGCGTGGACCCCACCAAGCGCAAGAGCGGCGGGGCCCTGCTGGGGGACCGCATCCGCGTCAACAGCCTGACAGGGGAGAGGGTTCTCCTGCGGAGCCTGGCCACGCGCGGCAGCGGCAGCGAGTTGTCGGCCGCCACCGGCGACGCCGTCGCCCTGCTCAAGGCGGCCGGCTACGATCTGGTGCTGCTCGAGACCAGCGGCATCGGCCAGGGCAGCTCCGCGGTGGTGGACCTGGCCGACTTCTCGATCTACGCCATGACCGCCGAGTATGGCGCGGCCAGCCAACTCGAGAAGATCGACATGATCGACTTTGCCGACATGGTCGTGCTCAACAAGTACGAGAAGCGGGGCAGCGAGGACGCCCTGCGCGACGTGCGCCGCCAGTACCGCCGCGCCCACTCCATTTCCTGGGAGGTGCCGGACGAGGATCTGCCGGTGTTCGGCACGGTGGCCAGCCGCTTTGACTGCAACGGCACCAACTGGTTCTTCGACCGCTTGATGGAGGCCCTGGAATCGCGCTTCGGCGGCGGCTTTGCCCATGCGCCCTTGGCGCGGGACGCCCATGTGCTGCGTCGCCAGCTCATCCCCGAGGAGCGCACCACCTACCTGGCCGAGATCGCCCGCAGCGTCCGTGACTACAAGTCCCGCGTGGCGCGGGACGCCGAGCTGCTGCGCCGTCGCGCCCACCTGGCCTCCGCCATCGAGGAGCTGGACGGCGGACACGCCGCCCTGGAGCTTTCGGCCCGTCGGGCCGACCTCGAGCGCCAACTCCACCCCGCCACCCTGCCCGCCCTGGAGGAGTACCGCGCCACCGCCGCCTGCTACACGGGCGATGTCTACGAGTACACCGTGCGTGGCCAGGTCCACCGGCAGGACCTGACCCGCGGGAGCCTGTCCGGCACCCGCGTCCCGCGCGTGGCCCTGCCCCGCCTCAGCGACGAGGGCGATCTTTACCGCTTCGTGGCCCTGGAGAACCTGCCCGGCTTCTTCCCCTACACGGCGGGCGTCTTCCCCTTCAAGCGCCAGGGCGAGGATCCCACCCGCCAGTTCGCCGGCGAGGGTCCGCCCGAGCGCACCAACCGCCGCTTCCATTACTTGTCCAGGGACAGCGGGGCCAAGCGTCTGTCCACCGCCTTCGACAGCGTCACGCTCTATGGCGAGGACCCCGACGAACGTCCCGACATCTTCGGCAAGGTGGGCGAGAGCGGCGTCTCCATCTGCACGCTGGATGACATGAAGCGCCTCTACGCCGGCTTCGACCTCTCCGCGCCCAACACCAGCGTCTCCATGACGATCAACGGGCCGGCCCCCATGATCCTGGCCATGTATCTCAACACGGCCATCGACTTCGCCGTGGACAGGTTCCAGGCGGAACAGGGTCGCGCCCCCAACGCCGTGGAGCGCGCCGAGCTGCGCCGCCTCACGCTCTCCAGCGTGCGCGGCACGGTGCAGGCGGACATCCTCAAGGAGGACCAGGCCCAGAACACCTGCATCTTCTCCACCGAGTTCGCCCTCAAACTGATGGGCGACATCCAGGAGTGGTTCATCGCCCAGCAGGTGCGCAACTACTACAGCGTGTCCATCAGCGGCTACCACATCGCCGAGGCGGGGGCCAACCCCATCTCCCAGCTGGCCTTCACCCTGGCCAACGGCTTCACCTACGTGGAGTACTACCTGAGCCGCGGGATGGCGGTGGACGATTTCGCGCCCAACCTCTCCTTTTTCTTCAGCAATGGACTGGACCCGGAGTACAGCGTGATCGGCCGCGTGGCGCGCCGCATCTGGGCCGTGGCCATGCGCGAGGTCTACCGCGGCAATGAGCGCAGCCAGAAGCTCAAGTACCACATCCAGACCAGCGGCCGCAGCCTGCACGCCCAGGAGATGGATTTCAACGACATCCGCACCACGCTGCAGGCGCTGCTGGCCGTTTACGACAACTGCAACAGCCTGCACACCAACGCCTACGACGAGGCGGTGACCACCCCCACCGAGGAGAGCGTGCGTCGCGCCCTGGCCATCCAGCTCATTGTCAACCACGAGTTCGGTGTGACGAAGAACGAGAATCCGCTCCAGGGCTCCTTCCTCATGGAGGATCTGACGGAGCTGGTGGAGGAAGCCGTTCTTGCCGAGTTCGTCCGGCTGAGCGAGCGCGGTGGCGTGCTGGGCGCGATGGAGACCCAGTACCAGCGGAGCCGCATCCAGGAAGAGTCCATGCTCTATGAGTTGAAGAAGCAGTCCGGCGAGCTGCCCATCATGGGCGTGAACACCTTCCTGCGGCCCGGCGGCGACGAGGTGCCGGCGCACATGGAGCTGGCCCGGGCCAGCGACGAGGAGAAGGCGGGCCAGGTGACACGCCTGCGGGACTTCCAGGCCGCCCACGCCGCGGAAGCCGGCCCGGCCCTGGCGCGGCTCAAGGCGGTGGCGGCGGCGGGCGGCAACATCTTCGACGAGCTGATGGAGACGGTCCGCGTGGCCAGCCTGGGGCAGATCACGCGCGCCCTCTTCGAGGTGGGGGGCCAGTACCGGCGCAACATGTAG
- a CDS encoding methylated-DNA--[protein]-cysteine S-methyltransferase: MQAVTLPPLDEMWRAFAGRDSSYDGIFLAAVRTTGIFCRPGCPARTPRREHVEFFAHARDALFSGYRPCLRCRPLEAAGAPPADIGALLQHVEADPGRRWRASDLRDLGLHPDRVRRWFQQHHGMSFHAYARARRLGGALAAIREGGTVTRSAFDAGYESLSGFSEALRKVAGTGPTAAAGRRIIHLRRLDSPLGPLLAGAVDEGLCLLEFAGRRMLEGQLATLARHLQAIFLPGPHPLLDQVEGELAAYFAGGGAGFATPLLLPGTAFQRLVWDKLRRIEPGTTISYGELAARIGRPSASRAVARANGDNRVAILVPCHRVIGADGRLTGYGGGLWRKQRLLELEGPGAGLSAPAGQPAGRDERASQRRTV, encoded by the coding sequence ATGCAAGCAGTCACCCTTCCTCCCCTTGATGAGATGTGGCGGGCCTTCGCTGGCCGCGACAGCAGCTACGACGGCATCTTCCTGGCCGCCGTGCGCACCACCGGGATCTTCTGCCGGCCGGGTTGCCCAGCCCGGACACCCCGGCGCGAGCACGTGGAGTTCTTCGCCCATGCCCGGGACGCGCTCTTCTCCGGTTACCGGCCCTGCCTGCGCTGCCGACCGCTGGAGGCCGCGGGCGCGCCGCCGGCGGACATTGGCGCCCTTCTCCAGCATGTGGAGGCGGACCCCGGTCGACGCTGGCGGGCGTCGGATCTGCGCGACCTGGGCCTGCATCCCGACCGTGTGCGGCGCTGGTTCCAGCAGCATCACGGCATGAGTTTCCACGCCTACGCCCGTGCCCGCCGGCTCGGCGGCGCGCTGGCGGCCATCCGGGAGGGGGGGACCGTGACACGCAGCGCATTCGACGCCGGCTACGAATCGCTCAGCGGCTTCAGCGAAGCCCTGCGCAAAGTGGCCGGGACGGGTCCGACGGCGGCGGCAGGGAGGCGGATCATCCACCTGCGACGCTTGGACAGTCCGCTGGGGCCGCTCCTGGCCGGCGCCGTGGATGAGGGACTCTGCTTGCTGGAGTTCGCCGGGCGCCGCATGCTGGAAGGTCAGCTGGCCACCCTCGCCCGGCACTTGCAGGCCATCTTCCTGCCTGGACCCCACCCCCTGCTCGACCAGGTCGAGGGGGAGCTGGCGGCCTACTTCGCCGGTGGCGGCGCGGGCTTCGCCACGCCCCTGCTCCTGCCGGGAACCGCTTTCCAGCGCCTGGTGTGGGACAAGCTGCGCCGCATCGAGCCCGGCACGACCATCAGTTACGGCGAACTGGCGGCACGAATCGGCCGGCCCTCCGCCTCGCGGGCGGTGGCCCGGGCCAACGGCGACAACCGGGTGGCCATCCTTGTTCCCTGCCACCGCGTCATCGGTGCCGACGGCCGCCTCACCGGCTACGGTGGTGGCCTCTGGCGCAAGCAGCGCCTGCTGGAGCTGGAGGGGCCAGGAGCCGGACTCTCCGCTCCGGCGGGTCAGCCGGCCGGCCGGGACGAAAGGGCCAGCCAGCGCAGGACGGTGTAG